The Planctomycetia bacterium region TCCTTGGCCATCAGTTTGCTGACAATGCCATCGATCCAGCCGGGTAACTCCCGGTTAACGGTGGAAACCGGTTCAGGCTGGTGTTCGCTGACCTTTTTGAGTGTTGCCAGCGTGGTGTTGGCCTGGAATGGCGAACTTCCGGTACACATGGCATAAAGGGTGCTTCCCAAGCTGAAAATATCACTTCGGGCATCAACGGGTTTGCCGTCAGCCTGCTCAGGAGACATGAATGCCGGTGTGCCGACGATCTGTCCTTGTTGCGAGACGCTGGCATCATCTACAGCTTGAGCGAGGCCAAAGTCACTGATCTTCACTCGTTCTATACCATTTTCCAGCAGAATATTGCTTGGCTTGATATCACGATGAATAAGTCCTTGCTTATGAGCGGCAGCAAGACCCTGGGCAATCTGCATGCCGATTCGCAGTATCTCTTTCAGTCTCAATGCGCCATCGTGTTCGATCTTTTGCTGCAGCGTTTTCCCATGGATGTACTCCATCACCAGATGCGGGATGGGATCTTCCTCTACTTCATGAATGCTGACAACATGCTCGTGCCGAACTGCAGCGACGGCTCGTGCCTCGCGGATGAATCGTTGCCGGGCAGACGCATGGTTCGCCAGTGTGGGCGACAAAACTTTCAGAGCCACCACGCGATGCAGTTTTTCATCGAATACGCGGTAAACGATGCCGAAACCACCCTGACCCAACTCTTCGAGTACTTCATAATGGCGGAAGCGACCGAGTGAGCCAGGCTGCATGGAAACTGTCAACCAGGGTGCGAGCGGATTATCGTTTCTGCTGGATCGCTCACCCCTGACCGAAGTATCACTGAAATCACTGGTTTGCGTATTTCCGGAACTCGGGTTCAGCTTGCCCGGGTCGAGAAAGCTATCAGCTGGATGATGTGCCTTGAGTAGCGATTCAACGCGTTCTCGCAGAGCTGCGTCGCTGCCACAAGCGGTAACGATAAAATCAGCCCGTTCTGCTTCAGGCAGTTCAAGAGCCTGCAGGAATATCGATTTGGGATTGGTTTGGGTATTCATGGATTATCCTCGTTTCAGATACCTGCGTAAACGAGGGCCAGATTGTCTCACATCATAGAAGAAATAGTGACAGAATTCTCAGGACTGAGCTTATCACGCAGCCAGGCACGGGCATAAGTCCAGCTTCGATAGGCAGTGGTCCGGCTTATTTCGAGCAATTCCGCTGCTTCCTCCAATGAAAATCCGGCAAAAAAATGCATGTTGACTACTTCCGCAGAGACAGGGTCTTCCTGTTTCAGGAGTTCGAGAGCTTCATGAATGGCGAGCACCTCGGCAGGTGGTAACTTGGGGGTCCAGGAGGGTTCTTCCAGCGGAAATTGTTCCCGATTTCCACCCGCTTTCTGCGAATGCTTGTACCTGGCGTAATCGACAAGAATGCGTCGCATGGCCTGTGCCGCTGCACCGAAAAAATAGCGACGATTGGTAAAAGATGCCTCACTGCCTAGTAATCGCAGGTACGCTTCATTGATGAGAGCAGTGGGTTGCAGGGTATGCCCTGGCTTCTCCCGGGCCAGCATCGATTTGGCTAACGTCCGCAGTTCCTGATAAAGGGTTTGCCATATTTTCTCCTGTGATGCTACATCCCCCGATTCAAGCTGTTGCAAAAGCAATGAGATATCATTCATGGCAACAAATCGCTCACCTGAGTTGGTAGTCTCTAGTTGCTGCACTGCATGTTATCATATGCAGATTATTTACTCGCGAATTTCCTCCGCATGGCATAGAGCAGAATTACCGTACCCACAACAACGCTTAACACCGATCCGGTAAACACGCCAATCTTGCCTGCTACTTCCTCGGCAGGGAAAACTGCCTTGGGAAACGACAGCGAATTGATAAAGAGTGCCATGGTAAAGCCAATGCCCGCCAGGCATCCTCCCCCAGCGAGAATCTGCCAGTTGACTCGGTCAGGCAAACGGGTGATCCCCAGTTTGACTGCACTGTAGCACGCTGCCATGATCCCCACCGGTTTGCCAATCAGCAGTCCGAGTGCCACGGCGATAGCAATGGGATCGATCAGATGGGTAACATCAAGCTTTACACCAGCGTTAGCCAGTGCAAACACCGGCATGATCACAAATGCCACCCACGGGTGCAGCCCCGATTCCAATCGGTGTAACGGTGAAATGGCTTCTCGGGCGACAAACTGCATCTGGTTTAAGTAGCGTTTCGAAGGTGTGGCTACTTCTTGTCCATCCTGAAGATATTCCCAGGTATTCTTGATGGCGTCGGAAAATACCTGGCTGTCAATCCACGCACTGCTGGGTGTCATCAATCCGAGAAGAACACCAGCCACCGTGGGATGCACTCCTGCCCGAAGGAATGCAAACCAGATGAACACTCCCACAACGAAATAGACCGAAATGCGTCGCACTCCCATGCGATTCAACACGATGATCAGGGTAAATGCCAGTACACCTGAACCCAGCCAACCCCAATCGATCGATTGGCTGAAGACCGCAGCAATGATAATGACGGCAATAATGTCATCCACTATAGCGAGCGTCAGAAGAAAGATTTTCAATCCAAAGGGAACGCGGCTTCCAAGCAAAGCCAGCACGCCGACGACGAAGGCAATGTCTGTTGCCATGGGGATGGCCCAGCCTCGCTGCCCGGGCTGACCCCACTGCAGCAAGTAATAAATCAGCGCTGGCAAGACAACGCCACCGATAGCGCCAACTATCGGCAACATGGCCTTGCGGGGATCGCGCAATTCCCCCATGACAATTTCCCGTTTAACTTCCAGGCCTACCACAAAAAAGAACAGCGTCATCAAGCCGTCATTGATGATGAGATGGCCTACATCGCCGATCAGCTTGAACGTGCCAATTTCCAGGTTGATAGGCGTCTTCCAGATACCGGCAAACCATTCGGCCCATTGAGAATTAGCCAGATACAGCGCTACCAAAGTGCAAATGAGAAGTACAATGCCGCTGGCTGCTTCGATCTCCAGAAATCGCTTCACTGGTCCCAGCAAGCGCGCAACGGGCGGCTTGGGCAGTTGAGGAAATGGTTGATCAGTCTTCGTCTGTTCCATCATGTCTCTCGTGTTATTTCGCAGGCTGTATCATCTGGCCTAAGCGTGCTCGGAGTTGTTCTACCAGTACATAGAACACCGGCACCAGATAAAGAGTCACTAGCGTTGACAGTAAAATGCCACCAATGATGGCTTTGGCCATCGGCGCCCGTGTTTCGGCCCCTGGACCCAGTCCCAAAGCAGCTGGAACCGCACCGGCGATCGTGGCAATGCTCGTCATCAGAATCGGACGCAGCCGGATCGGGCAAGCTTTGATCACTGCTTCATCAGGAGGCATCACAAAGCGGGGATGCATCATATCCTCCAGTTGCTTTGCCTCATCTATGGTACGTGATCCCGGTTCGCTCAGTTCATCTGCCTTCCCTTCGCGTACCTGGTTCGTGTAGTCGACAAGAATAATCGAGTTCTTTTTCACCAGGCCCATGAGCAGCACCAGGCCGATCATGCTCATCATGTTCAGCGTATCGTTGCCCCACCAGAGTGTCACGAGGGCGCCAGTTACCGCAAACGGCATGGCCAGCAAGACTGTCAGCGGATGAATGAACGAAGCAAATTGCACGCCCAGAATCATGTATGCGACAATGATGCCAAGGATCAGGGCAAACACCAGGCTCGAGATAGTTTCTCTCATAGCCAGTGAATTGCCCAGCTCAACCACGTTGCCTTCCGCTTCAGGCAGATGCTTTAGCATGATTTTTCGACAGACTTCTAGGGCATCACCCTGCGATACGCCTGGAATCGGGTTAGCAGTGATCTCGATTTTACGCTGATAAGCATATCGATGAATGATGGGCAATGTGGCAATTGTTTGCCGATCAATCAAATCAACGAGTGGAACCAGACGATTGCCTGCACCACGGATCAAAAGTGGATCCATCTGATCGGGCGTGGCTCGTTGCACTGATTGCAATCTTGCACGCACATCGTAACGTCGGCCTCGATCGGTAAACTTGGCAACTCGCTGCCCGCCTACCAAAAGGCTGATCGTATCTGCAACCTTTTGCGCCGGTATCTGCACCAGTGCCAGCTTGTCGCGATTGGGCACGACCTGCAGTTCTGTCATGCCTGGACGGAAATCACTATCGACATCCTGTACCAGTCCGGTTGCATTCATCTCTTCCATAATGGCTCGCACCTTGGTGGGCAGTGTCTTCCAGTCGCCTTGTAGTGCAAAATCTATTGGCTCGCCACTCTGTGCGGTAAATCCTTCGGTGGAAAGGTCACGCACGATAATGCGGACATCTCTTACCTGTTCCAGTTGCTGCCTTACTTGCGAAATGATTTCTTTCTGCTTGGCGGTTCGATCTCGATGGGGAGTAAGTTGTACGAAAATATCTGCTTCATTCATCAATTGCCCAGGCTCGGTAGCAACGGTGGTCAATAGGCCGAGAATATCTGGATGCTGAACTAGAACAGCTTCGCATTCCTGTAGTAACTGGTCAACCTGTTGGATGCTCGATCCCACTGGACAGATCACCCGCACCACAAACCGGCTCTGGTCTTCACTTGGCACCAACTCAGTGCCAAGCACCTTGGCATAGATCATCCAGCCAGCCAGGACAATGAGAAAGAAACTGAACAGCAGTACCACTGGCCAGGCGGCCAACGCCCAGCGCAGCGTAACACGGTAGCCATGTGACAGCCCTTCCAGGAAGTAGTCAACCGGCCGCAGAATCAATCCAGTCAGGATATATCGGTCAAAGGCCCAATAGACCGTCGTTGCATAACGAAACAGGATGGCGAGCAGCAACAGATCGCAGACGATCTGCAAAGCCCATAAGCCACGCAGATGCCAGCCCATGGCCTGCTCAGGTTGAAACAGACCGGCATAGGGCAGATGCAGCCAGTTACATATCTGCTGTAAAGTCTGAAT contains the following coding sequences:
- a CDS encoding protein kinase is translated as MNTQTNPKSIFLQALELPEAERADFIVTACGSDAALRERVESLLKAHHPADSFLDPGKLNPSSGNTQTSDFSDTSVRGERSSRNDNPLAPWLTVSMQPGSLGRFRHYEVLEELGQGGFGIVYRVFDEKLHRVVALKVLSPTLANHASARQRFIREARAVAAVRHEHVVSIHEVEEDPIPHLVMEYIHGKTLQQKIEHDGALRLKEILRIGMQIAQGLAAAHKQGLIHRDIKPSNILLENGIERVKISDFGLAQAVDDASVSQQGQIVGTPAFMSPEQADGKPVDARSDIFSLGSTLYAMCTGSSPFQANTTLATLKKVSEHQPEPVSTVNRELPGWIDGIVSKLMAKEPNERFQTSAEVAEYLIAALSEVQGPAAVSPIRKKFLRDQLIAAIIVIASLLAFTEFTGLTHIASFVSRPFQHQLNLELPDLDTIVHLMETVDTVDEYPTKHTTFSSYLNGPVEIVAYKMKHEIKLLPGNYWLFASRHGKLIHRQLISVGWGGSSSITITIPGTKELNSSVVPPQSNPPSKLNELVRLAAEAKDVAEKRYQAGLIAHDNVLLSNIKWLEARLELALSRQNSVEASECLQKILTEQEARISFCQKQIAAGVISESALISLKEDVVKTNQRLEKLINKP
- a CDS encoding sigma-70 family RNA polymerase sigma factor, translating into MNDISLLLQQLESGDVASQEKIWQTLYQELRTLAKSMLAREKPGHTLQPTALINEAYLRLLGSEASFTNRRYFFGAAAQAMRRILVDYARYKHSQKAGGNREQFPLEEPSWTPKLPPAEVLAIHEALELLKQEDPVSAEVVNMHFFAGFSLEEAAELLEISRTTAYRSWTYARAWLRDKLSPENSVTISSMM
- the nhaA gene encoding Na+/H+ antiporter NhaA, with the translated sequence MMEQTKTDQPFPQLPKPPVARLLGPVKRFLEIEAASGIVLLICTLVALYLANSQWAEWFAGIWKTPINLEIGTFKLIGDVGHLIINDGLMTLFFFVVGLEVKREIVMGELRDPRKAMLPIVGAIGGVVLPALIYYLLQWGQPGQRGWAIPMATDIAFVVGVLALLGSRVPFGLKIFLLTLAIVDDIIAVIIIAAVFSQSIDWGWLGSGVLAFTLIIVLNRMGVRRISVYFVVGVFIWFAFLRAGVHPTVAGVLLGLMTPSSAWIDSQVFSDAIKNTWEYLQDGQEVATPSKRYLNQMQFVAREAISPLHRLESGLHPWVAFVIMPVFALANAGVKLDVTHLIDPIAIAVALGLLIGKPVGIMAACYSAVKLGITRLPDRVNWQILAGGGCLAGIGFTMALFINSLSFPKAVFPAEEVAGKIGVFTGSVLSVVVGTVILLYAMRRKFASK
- a CDS encoding efflux RND transporter permease subunit yields the protein MSLSDLSIRNPVFAVMLAAAMMVFGWLGYRQMGVSQFPEVDFPVISITITREAASPDIMDGDVTSFVEEAVAGVEGVDYVMSRSLEGTSLVTIFFRLDRNIDVAMQDVSNAISGARRKLPLDIDPPVITKVNPNDLPVMWLALSGPVPLHTISDFAEKGFKERLATIPGVGGIQFGGLQSRNIRIWLDAEKLASYNLAVDEVLDSLKRQHAELPAGYLQSRLVELNVRTMGEAYSLKELENLVIAQKDGQPIRLHDVAVVEDGMEDRRSLARFNRMPSVAVGVRKAVGGNLVSVCENVKNAVPELRKLLPAGVQLDIPVDYSLFIRENVAELQLTLILGILLTALVCFLFLGSLGTTLNICISIPTSLLGTFFFIRYGVPMLGMEPFTINLMTLLGLSLSVGVVVDDAILVLENIHRHREKRQGATPEEDRIKRKKAALYGAREITFAALAATLSIVAIFLPVAFMQGTIGKFFFQFGVTVSVAVLLSLVCSLTMTPMLCAFFLNIKEKYSKRPRPWKWKLAIILGVLAVIAMAIIRWRSTSDSWGYTFSWWMIQTLQQICNWLHLPYAGLFQPEQAMGWHLRGLWALQIVCDLLLLAILFRYATTVYWAFDRYILTGLILRPVDYFLEGLSHGYRVTLRWALAAWPVVLLFSFFLIVLAGWMIYAKVLGTELVPSEDQSRFVVRVICPVGSSIQQVDQLLQECEAVLVQHPDILGLLTTVATEPGQLMNEADIFVQLTPHRDRTAKQKEIISQVRQQLEQVRDVRIIVRDLSTEGFTAQSGEPIDFALQGDWKTLPTKVRAIMEEMNATGLVQDVDSDFRPGMTELQVVPNRDKLALVQIPAQKVADTISLLVGGQRVAKFTDRGRRYDVRARLQSVQRATPDQMDPLLIRGAGNRLVPLVDLIDRQTIATLPIIHRYAYQRKIEITANPIPGVSQGDALEVCRKIMLKHLPEAEGNVVELGNSLAMRETISSLVFALILGIIVAYMILGVQFASFIHPLTVLLAMPFAVTGALVTLWWGNDTLNMMSMIGLVLLMGLVKKNSIILVDYTNQVREGKADELSEPGSRTIDEAKQLEDMMHPRFVMPPDEAVIKACPIRLRPILMTSIATIAGAVPAALGLGPGAETRAPMAKAIIGGILLSTLVTLYLVPVFYVLVEQLRARLGQMIQPAK